The nucleotide window GATGTTACTCCTTCCGGACACTACCCAAGAAGGCTGAGTAATCTGAACTGCCATTTGGTGTATAAACAcagacaacagtcagaaccttgCCTCCTACAGCTTGGAGCCACAGGGAGGCGACCCTCTCATTCACCGGGAAAAACTCATACACCAAGGCGCTCAGCCAGGGGCTTGTAAGTATCCCCACACCTGCCTCTTTCCCTGGTCAACTCCAGAGTAAGAAAGAGTCCAGCCTTTCTCTGGAAGTTGGGTTCCAGAGCCCAAGCTGTGCGTACAGATGAACCCAACTATATCTTGTTGGTATTACTTAACCTCACACACAATCTCACACAGAAGATTTATCAAAacaagtcttaagcctagtcttacaAGTAGACAGGCTGTCAGCCTCATAGGCAGAAAGTGGAAGTTTCAGTCCTAGATCTGCACCAGATATGATTTAAAGGTTATATTGATGAAATATTTGCAGAaatcttttatgcttttcaaaatttGTCCTATTGTTTAGTTTTCATACTTTGTCAGATCATGTCTTTACCTTTTATTCTTCCTGTTACAGTGAGTCAAGTATCTGTCAAGTGAGAGCTACGGTCATGATGTATGATGACAGCAACAAGCGCTGGGTTCCAGCAGGATCTGATGTTCCTCATTTCAGCCGAGTCCAGATCTATCATAACCCAACAGCAAACACGTTCAGAGTGGTGGGCCGGAAACTGCAGGCTGACCAGCAGGTATAAGATGATACAACATCAACAAAGCTGACTTCTCATCATCATACATGGTTTAGTGAGCTTCTTTTTGAGAAATTCTGAAAAATAGCTACcatcttgtttattttactttaatttatcaATTCTTTCTAGATAAAAGTCTGCAATATTTGTAACATGCAGCTTATGAATTCATGCAACTCAAACATCAgtaatacaaacacacaaatgatcATGGTATTGAATCTGACCTCTGACGGTTCCTTCAGCAAATCCTTTTTCTTCTGTCCAGGTGGTGATCAACTGTCCCATTATCAAAGGGATGAAGTATAATCAAGCCACTCCAAATTTCCATCAATGGCGAGATCCCAAACAGGTGTGGGGTTTGAATTTTGGGAGTAAAGAAGATGCTGTTCTTTTTGCCAACCACATGATGCAAGCATTAGAGGCTCTAAATGCATCGGGAAGCACAGGTAACCAAAGCTAAGGAAGACAACACATAAGCCTCCTTTCACAATGAATGAGTTCCAACTATGATGGGCCAAAATCAGTCAGAATCTTTTCAGGGTCATGGCAAGGTCTTCAGGTGTGTATTAAGAAAGCAATAAATGATGGTTTTAGGCATGCACAAAATTTCCATGGTGGGATTGTGTTGCTTTATGACTATGGTGACCTTGTATCAGGGTCGTAGGTGGAGTATGATGTTAGTGTATCCATAATGTGGAGTCCCTGAGCACCCATGTGATTTGGTCATTGAGAATTTGAAGTAGGACTAGCAATGCTGGCTTCAGGCCAAGGCTAAAACCCCATCACACACACCAAACTGGCAGAGTTCCAAGTAGGTTACAGCAATGCTCTGGGACGCACAGGTGCATGCTGTGTCCCACTAAAACCATCATACCACATTTTACTGTGCTTTTACTACACAGCTGCAACAACAAGTCTTCACTCtccacacaataaaaaatatgccTGAATGCTGAATTGTTCTTTATTTCCCTTTTGGACTGAAAGCCAGGAGCTCTTCTCATCATGGTCAGGGCTGCTGGATGATGAAAGAAGATGGGTAGATTGaggttctgcacagaaaacccCTTCATGGATGgtgtttcctcctccacagcTAGGCTGAGTCTATCAGCGAAGTTAGATGTGGGCATTCAGGGCTTCAGCCCTGGATGTGTTCTGAACAGCTTTAGATCTCAAGACACAAGAAATTTTAAGATACAGATCTATTCAAATCAGGAATTATaccattaaaatatattaaaatattttattgttgtggtttgctgtattttacacaaacagcatCCATTTCACAATACATGTACTATCATAAGCCTGTGCCTTACACAGGCCGATTTTGCACTGTGTAAATAGGTGACCACATGAGCTGTTCCAGATCTTTAGTTACAGTGAATAATAGGTTCTTTTCCAAAGCTAGAGAagtttttttgatgttttatcatAATCAGGTTGGTGAAGGAGGCATCTTTATCCATTTATTTTGGCTAAATATTTTGAAGACATGAAATATTTCCACAACTCTTCCCTGTCATGAAAACAACCAAAGGCAGACTTGATACTTGTGCCTGTAGTATCATGCTAGCAAGGTGTGATTTTCTAATTTGTAGCTAAATACTGATGTGGGCTGGGAAAGCAGTAACCAGGGAGGGTTCGAGACATGGTGCGATTGTGGGCCTGTGTGGTATTATTGTCATTATTGTCATTATTCTGGACAAAAGCATGGACCTTctgatatttctgtttttgcaagACACAAAATGTTCTAAAGTTGATTTAATGACGCTTTCACAGGACTGCCTCAAAATGGACCAACCCCACAGGAGCTCGAACAACAGAAAAGgtacttttttattatcaatGATAGTTTTCTATAATTAAAGGTCTtcactgtgtctgtgtttgaagacatacagtatattatcCTGATGGGTTGACTGGGTCTTAACCAGCTGTTCATCTCTACTCAGATTAGAGCAACAAAAGCAAGAACAGCTGGAAAAGGAGCGACTGGAGAAAATGAAACCTgatcctcctgcagctcctgcccCACCAGCTGCTCCACCAGCCCCACCGGCACCACCCCCACCTCCAGGaccacccccaccaccctctGGGTCGTGTCCAcctgcacctcctcctcctccctctggtGGCATGGTCCCACCTCCACCACCCCCGCCCCCAGCCggaggaagtggaggaggaggaggaggaggaggaggaggtaaaACTGATCTGGCAGCAGCTCTTGCAGGAGCCAAACTGCGTAAAACAACAAAGGTAAGAATATAGCAGGACTGGAATAAAAAATAGGTCTCATTGGGTccaaaactaaatttagttcatgaattatttatttatgattttattatttatttcattttctcagttttgactttttgtctGACTAATTATTGAATactgataaagtcataatagtgggggattttaatattcatgtaGATGTTGAAAATGATAGCATAAAAACATAGCCTTTAATAATTTAGTAGAGTCAATTGGATTTACCCAAAAAGTTCACAAACCTACTCCTTCTTTTCATCAtacttatttgtgtttgtttcagagcaATGTAACAGAGACCAGCAATCCTAATTTTGCTTTCTCACAAATCAGTGGACTACTGCCATGTGTTTATCACTAAATtaaattgctcctctgaaaagAAAGTAACCATTGAGAGAAAGCTGTCTCTATGGTTTAACTCAGAGTTGcatactttaaaacagaaagttggAAAGACAATGCCACTCCACTAACTAAGAACTCCACtaagaattttatttaatctggaaagatagcctgctaacatacaTAGACTGCTTCATAAAAATCtaactgtatattattcatctttaacaGAGGGTAATAAAACCAAACCCAGTTATATTTTTAGCCGGACTGATAAAGAGTCCCCGCT belongs to Kryptolebias marmoratus isolate JLee-2015 linkage group LG13, ASM164957v2, whole genome shotgun sequence and includes:
- the LOC108249835 gene encoding vasodilator-stimulated phosphoprotein produces the protein MGESSICQVRATVMMYDDSNKRWVPAGSDVPHFSRVQIYHNPTANTFRVVGRKLQADQQVVINCPIIKGMKYNQATPNFHQWRDPKQVWGLNFGSKEDAVLFANHMMQALEALNASGSTGLPQNGPTPQELEQQKRLEQQKQEQLEKERLEKMKPDPPAAPAPPAAPPAPPAPPPPPGPPPPPSGSCPPAPPPPPSGGMVPPPPPPPPAGGSGGGGGGGGGGKTDLAAALAGAKLRKTTKDEGGAATPAPKPASSSGGGGGGLMGEMSAILARRRKAADKPPTKKEVPTNEECDSSASKLPEPSEINQPKEKSASSPRPKSSLTTTQKDSSQSSRSSPSFSSNAASGPGSRTKVVKKTSDSPEADADMERIKQEIIEEVKKELQKIKEEIVGALIQELQKISLQTEDS